A part of Schistosoma mansoni strain Puerto Rico chromosome W, complete genome genomic DNA contains:
- a CDS encoding putative u3 small nucleolar ribonucleoprotein: protein MSDSLKRQARLRREFIYRRSIEVRDAENEKKKKMLKAALAEGKMLPKEIQEGALQLNEELDWSDDGGEGVATNQDDEYLWAGTEDPRVVITTSRSPSSKLKEFAKELRFLIPNAAKINRGNYLNKNLLEACLAKQITDVIIVNESRGVPDTLIISHLPFGPTAIFTLYNVRTRHDMETMGCGTGAKMPQTYPNHIFKGLNSNLGQRVRCILKHLFPVPKDDSKRVVTWYEEDDVICFRLECLLCDFYFYVSLVIR from the exons ATGTCAGATTCT TTGAAACGCCAAGCCAGATTACGCAGAGAATTTATTTACAGAAGATCAATTGAAGTTCGAGATGCTGAAAacgaaaagaagaaaaagatgTTAAAAGCTGCCTTAGCTGAAGGGAAAATGCTACCTAAAGAAATTCAAGAAGGTGCTTTACAGTTAAATGAAGAATTAGActggagtgatgatggcggtgaAG GAGTTGCTACTAATCAAGATGATGAGTATCTCTGGGCTGGAACTGAAGATCCGCGCGTTGTTATCACTACATCACGTTCTCCTAGCTCAAAACTAAAAGAATTTGCTAAAGAATTACGTTTTCTCATTCCAAATGCTGCCAAAATTAATCGTGGTAACTACTTGAATAAGAATTTGTTGGAAGCTTGTTTAGCAAAACAG ATTACCGATGTCATTATTGTCAACGAATCACGTGGCGTTCCAGACACTTTGATTATAAGTCATTTGCCCTTTGGTCCAACTGCTATATTCACTTTATACAATGTTCGCACACGTCATGATATGGAAACTATGGGTTGTGGTACCGGAGCGAAAATGCCTCAAACATATCCTAATCATATATTTAAGGGATTAAATTCTAACTTAGGTCAACGTGTTCGTTGTATATTGAAACATTTATTTCCCGTACCGAAAGATGATTCGAAACGTGTGGTTACATGGTACGAAGAAGATGATGTCATATGTTTCAGGTTAGAATGTTTATTatgtgatttttatttttacgTGTCACTTGTTATCAGATGA